Proteins from a genomic interval of Undibacterium parvum:
- a CDS encoding helix-turn-helix domain-containing protein yields MSNQNKTKHSTPLGKNHVADAVSALQKVDALRTNSKPRVANKVAIKHQLLKAISLWIVENQFTHSQAAQIMGISSSRLADLLDQQPEEYSVDTLIAMVLRTGKTIQLSINATSPPSEK; encoded by the coding sequence ATGAGTAATCAGAACAAAACTAAGCACAGCACGCCACTTGGCAAAAACCATGTTGCTGATGCCGTTAGCGCATTACAAAAAGTGGACGCGCTACGGACCAACTCGAAGCCACGCGTTGCTAACAAAGTCGCCATCAAACATCAACTGCTGAAAGCAATTTCACTGTGGATCGTAGAAAACCAATTCACTCATTCTCAGGCGGCACAAATCATGGGAATAAGCAGCTCGCGTCTAGCCGATCTGCTTGATCAACAACCCGAGGAATACAGCGTTGACACCTTGATAGCGATGGTCCTCAGAACCGGCAAGACAATCCAGCTATCGATCAACGCTACTTCTCCACCATCTGAAAAATAA
- a CDS encoding YqaE/Pmp3 family membrane protein, with product MRLLISLFLPWLTFFTIGRPIAGIICLLLQITLIGWIPATIWAVYALSQYKTDQKIEQALQQRSPRK from the coding sequence ATGCGTTTACTTATCTCCCTCTTCCTGCCATGGCTAACGTTTTTTACGATAGGCCGTCCGATTGCAGGCATCATTTGCCTGCTGCTACAGATCACCTTGATCGGCTGGATCCCTGCCACCATCTGGGCAGTGTATGCACTGAGTCAATATAAGACAGATCAGAAAATAGAACAGGCGCTCCAGCAGAGATCGCCGCGCAAATAA
- a CDS encoding site-specific integrase, whose amino-acid sequence MTSFRPPASQAKHITLKNVSHGTSRHNQKSNSGSPKSICSIATEKKYTGCVKRLFEWCILTKKSTSTSQVTAYVAEEFLKSKANFCVQKTLDGYRQSISLVFNLQLDYVVSKVDSLLTPRAYSQLQIEHLQKSASAPLSFSIRLAASAGLRVVELDTIALASETMEDQRDWLSERFSGLSNYVEYVVVGKGGLRRKICIPSPLSVELESYRLPAPTRKTQREIHYTKRYSIIGGHSFSQQFSRLSFREFGWSTGAHGLRHRYAQDRIMQLQTQGFTWDFSLKIVAQEMGHFSTGNTLTYMR is encoded by the coding sequence ATGACTAGTTTCCGCCCACCAGCATCGCAAGCCAAGCACATTACATTGAAAAATGTTTCTCACGGCACATCGCGTCATAATCAAAAATCAAATTCGGGAAGCCCGAAAAGTATTTGCTCGATTGCAACTGAGAAAAAATACACAGGGTGCGTAAAGCGCCTTTTCGAGTGGTGCATACTAACAAAGAAATCGACTTCAACATCTCAAGTTACAGCGTACGTTGCAGAAGAATTTTTGAAGTCAAAAGCCAACTTTTGCGTGCAAAAAACACTCGATGGATATCGCCAATCAATTTCATTAGTATTTAATTTACAGCTGGACTACGTCGTTAGCAAAGTAGATTCGCTGCTGACGCCGCGCGCGTATAGTCAACTTCAAATCGAACATCTACAAAAAAGCGCTTCCGCACCGCTCAGTTTTTCAATTCGACTAGCTGCCTCCGCTGGTTTACGTGTGGTTGAATTAGATACGATCGCACTCGCTTCAGAAACGATGGAGGATCAGCGAGATTGGTTGTCGGAAAGGTTCTCTGGACTGTCGAATTATGTTGAGTATGTCGTTGTCGGCAAGGGTGGTTTAAGAAGAAAAATTTGCATTCCGAGCCCGCTTTCTGTTGAGCTGGAAAGCTATCGACTACCGGCTCCGACACGAAAAACACAAAGAGAAATTCATTACACAAAACGCTATTCAATCATTGGCGGACACAGTTTTTCACAACAGTTTTCACGATTGTCATTTCGTGAATTTGGATGGTCAACCGGTGCGCATGGTTTGCGTCACAGATATGCACAAGACAGAATCATGCAACTTCAAACCCAAGGATTCACCTGGGATTTTTCGCTGAAAATTGTCGCACAGGAAATGGGCCATTTTTCGACCGGCAATACTCTTACATACATGAGATAG
- a CDS encoding DUF4224 domain-containing protein produces MNSNYLSALELADLVNCKVNQRKIMEEWLSARRWKFELDKTGLPKVAKAYHDRKMGISDEKPLEKSHQKYAETPNLSAFT; encoded by the coding sequence ATGAATTCAAACTATTTATCAGCATTAGAGCTTGCAGATCTCGTCAACTGCAAAGTAAATCAGCGAAAAATCATGGAAGAATGGCTGAGCGCGAGACGTTGGAAATTTGAACTTGATAAAACTGGCTTACCAAAAGTTGCGAAAGCATATCACGATCGCAAAATGGGAATTAGCGACGAAAAACCACTGGAAAAATCACATCAAAAATATGCGGAAACCCCTAACCTCTCAGCCTTCACGTAA
- a CDS encoding site-specific integrase produces the protein MRKVSFYYQYSNGTSETLAVADIGDRQSITDAERTAKRRALNINQGQIIAGSTEDIIERFKIDIAPTHYRDQSKDGLAVRQSAYANLIKFFGKMAPSALKTVHGYQFLDARAKAGAPAKANKELSLMSTICHYAVRWGTIEANPFLGMMQNKTDKNSRAISRSQIVRFYLWSLHQTPTIRNVGCAAMFCYLTGFRSSEVRPFCVDGLQNDGVKVTSAKRKKGEIEVVKLREWSTRLRTVVARAKQTHSTAVMYLFANTAGGAYTRSGWGSVWADAMFLWIASFDSIVAAELTRKREWEVAYKLAYDKSKKENTPHPTNKIAKFEASIKLLEHQDYFTLQDVRPAAITTKLRNRNADAYDFAAHANPATTHKHYDRRKEKIASATE, from the coding sequence ATGAGAAAAGTCTCTTTTTATTATCAATACTCAAACGGCACGTCAGAAACTCTTGCTGTCGCTGACATTGGCGATCGTCAGTCAATTACAGATGCTGAACGTACAGCGAAACGGCGAGCACTTAATATAAATCAAGGTCAAATTATTGCAGGATCAACCGAAGACATTATTGAACGATTCAAAATAGATATTGCACCAACCCATTATCGTGACCAGTCAAAAGACGGCCTAGCAGTACGCCAAAGTGCCTATGCCAATCTGATAAAATTTTTTGGAAAGATGGCGCCAAGTGCTTTAAAAACGGTCCACGGGTACCAGTTTCTTGATGCCCGTGCAAAGGCTGGAGCTCCGGCGAAGGCAAATAAAGAATTGTCGTTAATGTCGACAATTTGTCACTACGCGGTACGCTGGGGAACAATTGAAGCAAATCCCTTCTTGGGCATGATGCAAAATAAAACAGATAAAAATTCTAGGGCGATATCCCGCAGCCAAATCGTTAGATTTTACTTGTGGTCACTGCATCAAACACCAACGATCCGAAACGTCGGATGTGCGGCAATGTTCTGTTATTTAACAGGTTTTCGTTCATCCGAAGTCCGACCATTTTGTGTGGATGGACTGCAAAATGACGGAGTGAAAGTGACTAGTGCCAAGCGAAAAAAGGGAGAAATTGAGGTCGTCAAATTACGAGAATGGTCCACTCGCTTACGCACTGTCGTTGCCAGGGCAAAACAAACCCATAGCACTGCGGTGATGTATTTATTTGCAAATACAGCTGGCGGAGCATACACGCGCAGCGGTTGGGGATCTGTCTGGGCTGACGCAATGTTTCTATGGATAGCCTCATTCGACTCAATTGTCGCGGCTGAACTCACACGAAAACGCGAATGGGAAGTCGCATATAAACTCGCTTATGACAAATCAAAAAAAGAAAATACACCTCACCCGACAAATAAAATCGCTAAATTTGAAGCATCGATAAAATTATTAGAGCATCAAGATTATTTTACATTGCAGGATGTTCGGCCGGCTGCAATCACAACCAAGTTACGCAATCGGAACGCAGATGCATACGATTTTGCAGCGCACGCTAATCCAGCAACAACGCATAAACATTACGATCGTAGGAAAGAGAAAATAGCGAGTGCGACTGAGTAG
- the dusA gene encoding tRNA dihydrouridine(20/20a) synthase DusA, with the protein MMDWSDRHCRLFHRHISRHTWLYTEMVTTGSLIHGDVARQLDFNQEEHPVALQLGGSDPAELAHSAKLGEQWGYDEINLNCGCPSERVQKGSFGACLMSEPALVADCVKAMRDAVSIDVTVKHRIGIDDVQSYDFVRDFVGQVADAGCSTFVVHARNAILKGFTPKENREIPPLKYDYAYQLKKDFPQLEILINGGIKTTAEIDLHLQHVDGVMLGREAYHNPYLMASFDARYYGDDSPVKSREEVIRAMLPYIRQQLIEHYREGKGLKLNGITRHMLGLTMGMIGARAFRQTLSDTKKLALGNPDILLDALLRVEQSAQDHEMHLITHPPHQK; encoded by the coding sequence ATGATGGATTGGAGTGATAGACACTGCCGACTTTTTCATCGTCACATCAGTCGCCATACCTGGTTGTACACTGAGATGGTGACTACGGGGTCCTTGATTCATGGGGACGTCGCCCGTCAGCTTGATTTTAATCAGGAAGAGCATCCGGTTGCTCTGCAGCTCGGTGGTAGTGATCCTGCAGAATTAGCGCATAGCGCCAAGCTGGGTGAGCAGTGGGGTTACGACGAAATTAACCTGAACTGTGGTTGCCCCTCAGAGCGCGTGCAGAAAGGCTCTTTTGGTGCCTGCCTGATGTCCGAGCCAGCCTTGGTTGCCGATTGTGTCAAAGCGATGCGTGACGCTGTGAGTATTGATGTAACGGTCAAGCATCGCATTGGTATTGATGATGTGCAATCCTATGATTTCGTGCGTGATTTTGTGGGGCAAGTGGCAGACGCTGGTTGTTCTACCTTTGTGGTTCACGCTCGAAACGCTATCTTGAAGGGTTTCACTCCGAAAGAAAATCGCGAGATTCCCCCTCTTAAATACGACTATGCTTACCAGTTGAAAAAGGATTTTCCGCAACTGGAAATTCTTATCAATGGCGGGATTAAAACTACCGCTGAGATAGATCTGCACCTGCAGCATGTTGATGGTGTGATGCTGGGACGTGAGGCCTACCACAATCCATACTTGATGGCCAGTTTTGATGCCCGTTACTATGGCGACGATAGCCCTGTCAAATCGCGCGAGGAAGTAATACGTGCCATGTTGCCATACATTCGGCAGCAGTTGATCGAGCATTATCGGGAGGGGAAAGGGCTCAAGTTAAATGGCATTACCCGCCACATGTTGGGTTTGACCATGGGCATGATAGGCGCGCGCGCCTTCCGACAAACCTTGTCGGACACTAAAAAATTAGCCTTAGGAAATCCTGACATTCTATTGGATGCGTTGTTGCGTGTTGAGCAATCGGCACAGGATCATGAAATGCATTTGATCACGCATCCACCTCATCAAAAATAA
- a CDS encoding FxDxF family PEP-CTERM protein, with translation MNVFNTVASATPKLLGALSLVAGLTISATAQAAPVIDLGTLAEGTTTYSAIHQNKFSDDFKFTLANMSNLGTKTEKLNISFLGLFDVTSIKNLKFSLFSDAAHTHLLGLGLNNSFNSLSAGNYFATISGKANGPLLNLGQYKLSLNVSSMTPPVPEAETYAMLLAGLGVIGAISRRRQQKTSTFLA, from the coding sequence ATGAATGTATTCAATACCGTAGCATCTGCTACACCAAAACTACTGGGCGCTTTGTCTCTGGTAGCGGGCTTGACTATCTCTGCAACTGCGCAAGCAGCACCAGTGATTGATCTTGGTACTTTGGCCGAAGGCACGACAACTTATAGCGCGATTCATCAGAATAAATTCTCAGATGACTTTAAATTCACTCTCGCAAACATGAGTAATTTGGGTACAAAAACGGAGAAATTGAATATCTCTTTCTTAGGTCTTTTTGACGTCACTAGTATCAAAAATCTGAAATTTTCTTTGTTTTCTGATGCTGCGCATACTCATTTGCTTGGCCTAGGTTTGAATAATTCGTTCAACTCTTTGTCAGCAGGTAATTATTTTGCGACCATCTCTGGTAAAGCGAATGGCCCATTGCTAAATTTGGGCCAGTATAAATTGTCTCTAAATGTTTCCAGCATGACGCCTCCAGTGCCAGAAGCAGAAACCTACGCAATGCTGTTGGCTGGCTTGGGCGTGATCGGTGCAATCAGCCGCCGTCGTCAACAAAAGACATCTACTTTTTTGGCATAA
- a CDS encoding FxDxF family PEP-CTERM protein — protein sequence MFKLIKLTLSLAPKFLGALSLVAGLSISAAANASVIKLTVAEDDPKTFGFGNTFTKQAIFFDTFSFSFGGTSDLSFSLISFPATAKKDISGLSFELFHDIAGKNSQSMGFFGQANTLVIGSSSPLDHDFLKVAAGNYHVDIKGNAYGTGGGTYAGSMTVSAVPEPETYAMMLAGLGLIAVLSRRRKNVGPSAFAA from the coding sequence ATGTTTAAATTAATTAAATTGACGCTTTCCCTCGCGCCAAAATTTTTGGGCGCTTTGTCTCTTGTTGCCGGCTTGTCGATCTCTGCGGCTGCGAATGCTAGTGTGATTAAATTAACCGTAGCTGAAGATGATCCGAAAACTTTTGGCTTCGGTAATACTTTTACCAAACAAGCGATTTTTTTCGACACATTTAGTTTTTCTTTTGGCGGTACCAGCGACCTGTCATTTAGCCTGATCTCTTTTCCTGCAACAGCTAAGAAAGATATTTCGGGACTGTCGTTTGAGTTGTTCCATGATATCGCGGGAAAAAATTCACAATCGATGGGTTTCTTTGGTCAAGCAAATACCTTGGTAATTGGCTCTTCTTCTCCTTTGGATCACGACTTCTTGAAAGTCGCTGCTGGTAATTACCATGTCGACATCAAAGGAAATGCATATGGCACTGGTGGTGGGACTTATGCAGGTAGCATGACTGTATCCGCAGTTCCAGAACCAGAAACCTATGCAATGATGCTGGCTGGTTTAGGTTTGATCGCGGTACTTAGCCGTCGCCGTAAAAATGTTGGACCATCTGCTTTTGCCGCTTAA
- a CDS encoding mannose-1-phosphate guanylyltransferase/mannose-6-phosphate isomerase, whose protein sequence is MKIYPVILSGGSGTRLWPLSRAAMPKQLLALVGEQTMLQETALRLADAASVGLQVMPPLMVCGNEHRFMIAEQMREIGIAPMGIMLEPEGRNTAPAVAAAAHYLLAIDPQAVMLVLPADHVITDVPAFYASIARAAGAVETGALATFGIVPSGPETGYGYIRRGEALTSAEGCFKVARFVEKPDLATAQSFIADGSYLWNSGMFLFSAARYLDELGSLRPDIAACSKKAVEDGYRDLDFCRLHEASFAACPSESIDYAVMEHTKHAVVVPADIGWSDVGSWAALWEVQAADAQGNVLRGDVYLDDVSNSLVRAESRMVAVIGLSDLVVVETKDAVLVAHKDDVQKVKQIVDHLKKNKRSEHINHTKVYRPWGCYEGIDVGDRFQVKRITVNPGQILSLQMHHHRAEHWVVVSGTARVTCGDVVKLLTENESTYIPIGQTHRLENPGKLPLHLIEVQSGSYLGEDDIVRFEDIYKRS, encoded by the coding sequence ATGAAGATCTATCCGGTAATCCTTTCTGGCGGTTCTGGTACCCGCTTATGGCCTTTGTCGCGCGCAGCCATGCCTAAACAATTGCTGGCCCTGGTAGGCGAGCAGACCATGTTGCAAGAGACTGCGCTGCGACTGGCGGATGCGGCGAGCGTAGGCTTGCAGGTGATGCCGCCGCTGATGGTTTGCGGTAACGAGCATCGCTTCATGATCGCCGAGCAAATGCGAGAAATCGGCATCGCACCTATGGGCATCATGTTAGAGCCAGAAGGGCGCAATACCGCCCCGGCGGTGGCCGCTGCCGCGCATTATTTACTGGCAATAGATCCGCAGGCGGTGATGTTGGTGCTGCCAGCTGATCATGTGATTACTGATGTGCCTGCCTTTTATGCGTCGATTGCACGCGCCGCTGGGGCTGTCGAGACTGGTGCGCTGGCTACTTTTGGTATCGTGCCATCTGGCCCTGAGACTGGCTACGGCTACATCCGCCGTGGCGAGGCACTGACTAGCGCAGAAGGCTGTTTTAAGGTAGCGCGCTTCGTTGAAAAACCTGATCTGGCGACGGCGCAATCGTTTATCGCTGACGGCAGTTATCTGTGGAATAGCGGCATGTTTTTATTCAGCGCTGCGCGTTATCTGGATGAGTTGGGCAGCTTGCGCCCGGATATCGCAGCTTGCTCGAAAAAAGCGGTTGAAGACGGATACCGGGATCTGGATTTTTGTCGTTTGCACGAAGCCTCGTTTGCTGCCTGCCCTTCCGAGTCTATCGATTACGCGGTGATGGAGCATACCAAGCATGCGGTCGTGGTGCCTGCCGACATAGGCTGGAGCGATGTAGGCTCATGGGCGGCCTTGTGGGAAGTGCAGGCCGCCGACGCCCAAGGCAATGTACTGCGCGGCGACGTCTATCTGGACGATGTCAGCAATTCTCTGGTGCGTGCCGAAAGTCGTATGGTGGCAGTGATAGGCCTGAGTGATCTGGTGGTGGTCGAGACCAAGGATGCGGTCTTGGTGGCGCATAAGGATGATGTGCAAAAGGTCAAGCAGATCGTCGATCATTTGAAGAAAAACAAACGTAGCGAACATATTAACCATACCAAGGTGTACCGACCTTGGGGCTGTTATGAAGGCATTGATGTTGGTGACCGCTTTCAGGTAAAGCGGATCACGGTGAACCCGGGTCAAATCTTGTCGCTACAGATGCATCATCACCGTGCCGAGCATTGGGTCGTTGTCAGTGGGACCGCACGTGTTACTTGCGGTGACGTGGTGAAGTTGCTTACCGAAAACGAATCGACTTATATCCCCATCGGCCAGACCCACCGCCTGGAGAATCCGGGCAAACTCCCTTTGCATTTAATTGAGGTGCAGTCCGGTAGTTATCTCGGTGAGGATGACATCGTGCGTTTCGAGGATATTTATAAGCGCAGTTGA
- a CDS encoding sugar phosphate nucleotidyltransferase, protein MKAMILAAGKGTRVRPLTYDLPKPMIPILGKPVMAYLIEHLAKYGVRDIMVNVSYLHQKIEEYFADGHQFGVQIGYSFEGYTNDVGEVVPEPLGSAGGMKKIQEFGGFFDETTIVMCGDAVIDLDIQSALFEHKRKGALASIITKEVPWDKVSDYGVVVTDKDGRIQAFQEKPQQDQALSNHASTGIYIFEPAVLDLIPVDTVFDIGSQLFPLLVEKGIPFFAQNRTFNWIDIGSVKDFWSVSQSMMSGGLANMTIPGVQIDDGIWVGLNTRIDWEGTVIEGPVYIGAGTHIEAGCKIVGPTWIGHGSHICSGAQIVRSVLFEYTRISDNAHLDEKIVFKEYSVDRSGTMVHLSELVNKKWGNARDRRLIPRTETADELAKAN, encoded by the coding sequence ATGAAAGCAATGATTTTAGCGGCGGGTAAGGGTACTCGCGTTCGGCCCCTGACCTACGATCTGCCTAAGCCTATGATTCCGATTTTGGGTAAGCCGGTGATGGCGTATCTGATCGAGCATCTGGCCAAATACGGCGTGCGCGACATCATGGTTAATGTCAGCTATCTGCACCAGAAAATAGAAGAGTATTTTGCTGACGGCCACCAGTTTGGGGTGCAGATCGGCTACTCGTTTGAGGGCTATACCAATGATGTGGGCGAGGTGGTACCTGAGCCTTTAGGTTCCGCTGGCGGCATGAAGAAGATTCAGGAGTTTGGTGGCTTCTTTGATGAGACTACGATCGTCATGTGTGGCGATGCGGTGATTGATCTGGATATCCAGTCGGCCTTGTTCGAACATAAGCGCAAGGGCGCATTGGCTAGCATTATCACGAAGGAAGTGCCTTGGGATAAGGTCTCGGATTACGGTGTGGTGGTGACCGATAAAGATGGCCGTATCCAGGCTTTCCAGGAAAAACCGCAACAGGATCAGGCGCTATCTAACCATGCTAGTACTGGTATCTATATTTTTGAACCTGCCGTACTCGATCTGATTCCGGTCGATACGGTGTTTGATATAGGCTCGCAACTTTTCCCTTTGCTGGTAGAAAAAGGCATACCGTTTTTTGCCCAAAATCGCACGTTTAACTGGATAGATATCGGTAGCGTGAAAGATTTTTGGTCGGTCTCGCAAAGCATGATGAGCGGCGGTTTGGCGAATATGACTATCCCCGGCGTACAAATTGACGATGGTATTTGGGTTGGTCTGAATACCCGCATCGATTGGGAAGGCACTGTCATCGAAGGCCCGGTCTACATCGGTGCGGGCACACATATCGAGGCCGGTTGCAAGATCGTCGGCCCGACCTGGATAGGGCATGGTAGTCATATCTGTTCTGGTGCGCAGATCGTGCGCAGTGTCTTGTTTGAATACACGCGCATCTCGGACAATGCCCATTTGGATGAAAAAATTGTCTTTAAAGAATACAGCGTAGACCGCAGCGGCACCATGGTGCATCTGTCGGAGTTGGTGAATAAAAAGTGGGGCAATGCGCGCGATCGCCGCCTTATCCCACGCACCGAAACAGCCGATGAGCTAGCGAAAGCAAATTAA
- a CDS encoding polysaccharide deacetylase family protein produces MTAFYFHNPSAALFEKLMSRASHWGFEFVDANTVLHQLSSGVAPKKPMLFISVDDGWQGNLANMAVHAEKVKIPVCYFISTKPLDTGEFWWCRVKNSDLMKQLKAASNADRTEWIDTLSPHPVRVAMTRDELRELSLLRHASIGNHTHTHPILPSCTLPEIELELAKAHQRLVDVVGKKPTVFAYPNGDYDGRERDVLIELGYSMAFTTEPRGIVPGEPDLYQLPRFAANEHAGFAENFCRLIGLWQTLYLRFGMTRRISN; encoded by the coding sequence ATGACCGCTTTTTACTTTCATAATCCTTCTGCCGCATTGTTTGAAAAACTAATGTCGCGGGCGAGTCATTGGGGGTTTGAATTTGTTGATGCGAATACAGTGTTGCATCAACTAAGTAGCGGAGTAGCCCCGAAGAAACCGATGTTGTTTATTTCTGTCGATGACGGCTGGCAAGGGAATTTAGCCAATATGGCTGTACATGCTGAGAAAGTAAAAATCCCAGTCTGCTACTTTATCTCGACTAAGCCCTTAGACACCGGGGAATTTTGGTGGTGCAGGGTAAAAAATAGCGACTTAATGAAGCAACTTAAAGCCGCATCCAACGCCGATAGAACGGAATGGATAGATACTCTTTCCCCTCACCCGGTCCGGGTAGCGATGACACGTGATGAGCTTAGAGAGTTATCCTTATTGCGACATGCAAGCATAGGCAATCACACCCATACGCATCCTATTTTGCCTTCTTGTACACTACCAGAGATAGAATTGGAGCTTGCAAAAGCACATCAACGTTTGGTCGATGTTGTAGGTAAAAAGCCAACGGTGTTTGCGTACCCGAATGGCGATTATGATGGGCGCGAGCGGGACGTGTTAATTGAACTTGGGTATTCTATGGCTTTTACCACCGAGCCGCGTGGCATTGTGCCAGGCGAACCAGATCTGTATCAATTGCCAAGGTTTGCGGCCAATGAGCATGCCGGTTTTGCGGAAAATTTTTGTCGTCTTATCGGCCTATGGCAAACGCTGTATCTGCGCTTCGGCATGACGCGACGCATCAGTAATTGA
- the galE gene encoding UDP-glucose 4-epimerase GalE encodes MKILVTGGAGYIGSHTCIELVSAGHEVVIVDNLSNSKLSVLRRIEKIAGKAFAFAQVDVRDQENLETVFAEHQPDAVIHFAGLKAVGESVQQPMQYYDNNVTGSLVLFRVMAKFGVKTLVFSSSATVYGDPATVPILESFPLSATNPYGRSKLMVEEMLRDVALADPSWRIALLRYFNPVGAHESGLIGEEPNGIPNNLLPYVAQVAGGLREFLSVYGDDYPTADGTGMRDYIHVVDLAIGHVKTLAKLTQQPGVLTYNLGTGRGNSVLEMVRAFEKASGKAVPYKIVARRPGDIAACYANPALAEQELGWRAEKNLEQMCVDTWRWQSSAKE; translated from the coding sequence ATGAAAATATTAGTAACTGGCGGTGCTGGCTACATAGGCTCGCACACTTGTATCGAACTAGTCAGCGCCGGGCATGAGGTGGTGATTGTTGATAACCTTAGCAATAGCAAACTCTCGGTGCTGCGCCGCATTGAGAAAATCGCCGGTAAGGCTTTCGCCTTTGCGCAGGTCGATGTGCGCGATCAAGAGAATCTTGAGACAGTATTTGCCGAGCACCAGCCGGATGCGGTGATCCATTTCGCAGGTTTAAAAGCGGTGGGTGAATCGGTGCAGCAGCCAATGCAGTATTACGATAATAATGTCACCGGTAGTCTGGTGCTGTTTCGTGTTATGGCTAAATTTGGCGTGAAGACGCTGGTGTTTAGCTCGTCGGCCACGGTGTATGGCGATCCGGCTACTGTGCCTATTCTAGAGAGCTTTCCTTTGTCGGCGACCAATCCGTATGGCCGCAGCAAGCTGATGGTAGAAGAGATGCTGCGTGATGTGGCGCTAGCCGATCCTAGTTGGCGCATCGCCTTGCTGCGCTACTTTAATCCGGTTGGTGCGCATGAGAGCGGCTTGATCGGTGAAGAGCCTAATGGTATCCCGAATAATCTGTTGCCGTATGTGGCGCAAGTGGCGGGCGGTCTGCGCGAATTTTTGTCCGTGTATGGCGACGATTATCCAACCGCAGATGGCACCGGCATGCGCGACTACATCCATGTGGTGGATCTGGCGATAGGTCATGTGAAGACCCTGGCGAAATTGACGCAGCAGCCTGGTGTGCTGACCTACAACCTGGGCACCGGACGCGGCAATAGCGTACTGGAGATGGTACGCGCCTTTGAGAAGGCCAGTGGCAAAGCGGTGCCATATAAAATCGTGGCCCGTCGCCCTGGCGACATCGCTGCTTGCTACGCTAATCCGGCTTTGGCCGAGCAAGAGTTAGGCTGGCGCGCTGAGAAAAACCTGGAACAAATGTGCGTGGACACCTGGCGCTGGCAGTCGTCGGCGAAAGAGTGA